The region TCGATACACGGTTGGGTATCGAGGCTGATCAGTGTCTCTGCAGTGCCGTTCGTCTGAACCGTCTCGGCGCGATAACACCCGGCACCGAAATCTTGTGCACTGACTGGACAGGCGCTCACTGCAGCACCGCTCGCCGCTGCGGACTCGTCGAGCAGTTCGATGTGGGGATTGCCCACGTCCGTATCGTAGGTGAGGTCGCCGATTCGTTCCTCGAGCGTCGGCGGTTCGACGTCGCTGTCCCAACGGATCGTTCGCCCGTGTTCTTCGGCGATGACCGTCGGCAGCGTCACGTAGCCGGTGTTCGTGTCGGGCAACATCGACACGAGGAACGGTGAGTTGTAGGCTCGTTTCATCAGGCGCTTCGCGATCGGGTTGCCCACGGCGAGCGAGCCGACGGGCGACTCGAGCACTCGGTCGACGGCATTCGCCACCGCATCGCGTTCGCCGACGCTTCGGCTGAGTTCGTAGCGACGAGGGCGGAGTTTGTCCATTGTTCCCGACTTCTCGAGCATCTGCGTGTAGCGACGGCCCGCGGCTTCGGGGTGGGAGTTACCCCGCGTGACGACGAACGCGTCGGCTGCGAGCGCGCCCGCGGTGATCGCGTGGTTCATCCCCTTGATGATCGGCCCCTGGGCTTGCATCTGACCGGCGGCGTCGCCGACGAGCACGAGTCGATCGCGGTAGGGCTCCCGGTGAGCCACTTTCTTCGAGTCGGGAACGAGTTTCGCGGCGTACTCGCGTTCGTGATACGCGTCGCCCAGCCACTGGGCTAACAGCGGGTGGGTGAGCAACGCGTCGAGCAGTTCGTGGGGTTCGGCCTGTTCCTCGACGAGGCTATCGAGGTGGAAGACGGTGCCGATCGACAGCGAGTCCTCGTTCGTGTAGAGGAAGCCGCCGCCGCGAACGTCCTCGAAGAGGTCGCCCGAAAACAGGTGGGCTGCGCCTTCGTCGGCGTCGATACCGAACCGGTCGTCGATGGTGTCGGGGTCCATCTCGACGACGGCTTTGACGCCCTGGAACCACTCGTCCGGTTCGTCCCAGTTCATCAATCCCGCATCGCGGGCGAGTTCGGAGTTGACTCCATCGGCGGCGACGATCACGTCCGCCGTGATCGGCTCGAGTTCGTCGCAGGTGACGCCGACGATCTCGCCGTTCTCCCTGAGGAGACCGTTTACTCGAACGTCGGTGAGCACGCCGCCGCCCGTCTCGCTGGTCTTCTCGTGGACGCGGGCTTCGAGCCACGAATCCATCTCTCGGCGGAGCACGGCGTCACACCAGTCGGTGTCGTGCTCGTGGAGGTCCGTGAGGTCGTAGCTCTTGACGCGATTGCCCGCGATGTTATGGATCGTGTACTCCGTAACCGGGCGCTCGCTCGCCGCCTCGCGAAAGCCGTCGAAGAGGTCGTCAGCCGTGTAGGCGGCCGACTCCTCGGCGTAGACGAGTCCGCCGGAGACGTTCTTCGATCCCGCCTCCGTGCCCCGCTCGAGGACGAGCGTTTCGACGCCGTGGTCGGCCAATCGAGCCGCGGCCGCAGCACCGCCAGGTCCACAGCCGACCACGATTGCTTCGTAGTGTTCGTACTCGCTCTCCGCCGCTGTCGTCGAGTCTGTTTGTACACTCATCAGTCGTCACCTCCGCTACCGTCGGCAACCGCCTCGAGTTCGATATCGCCCGATTTGACCGCTTCCGTGAGTCGTGGGAGCACCTCGAAGAGGTCGCCCTCGAGGAAGTAATCCGAAAAGTCCCGTATTCGGGCGTCCGTATCCGTGTTGATCGCGACGATCGTGTCAGATTCGTCCATGCCGACTTTGTGCTGGACGGCACCGGAGACGCCGGCTGCAACGTACAACTCGGGGGCGACGACCTGCCCGGTTTCACCGATCTGGCGCTCTTCTTTCGAGTACTGCTCGACGTGGCCCTCGAACTGGTAGGACGAGGTGACGATCCCCCGCGTAATGCCGAGTTCGGCGTCTCCGAAGGCGTCGACGAGCTCGAGGCCGAGTTCCATTCCCTCGGTTGGGTCGTCCGCAATTCCGCGCCCGAGACAGACGACCACCTCGTGGCCCGTGAGGTCGACGCCGGCCTCGAGTTGATCGTGTTCGGTGATCTCGACGCGGAACCACTCATCCTCGAGTTCCATGTCGTGTTCGACGACGAGCCCGTCTCGCTCGTGATCTGGTTCGATGGGATCGAAGCTCCCCGGAATAATCGATGCACCCTGAGGATGGAATTCCCGGTTCGGGTTGTCGAGACAGAGAATCGTCGAGTACTCGAAGCCCGAGAAGTCCGGGCGCTTCATGTGCAAGACCTTCTCGAAGGTCTTCTTGACGCCGGGTTCGCCGGTCTTGACGGGGTTCGAGACCACCTCTTCTTCGATGAAGAGGTCCGAACAGTCGGAGGCGAGCCCTGAATCGAGTTCGGCCTGCACCTTCGCCGAGAGGTCTCGGCCGTTGTTCGTCGCCGGGAACAGGATGTACCGCGGCTTGTCGTACTCCCGCCAGTCCGTACTCTCGACGGTTCCCTCACCGCGGGCCATGTGGGCCGAAATTTCGGTGTATGGCTTGTGGAGGAATCGCTCGAGACGGTCGTCGTCGTGATACACTGCGACGTCCGCGCCGTAAGCGATGCATTCCTCGGCGAGATCCTCGCAGTCGTCGCCCATCAAGAACGCGACGACCCGTTCCTCGTCACCGTAGTCGTCTGCAAACTGGTCCATCAGCCCCCTTGCCTTACCGAGCATCTCCCGCGAGACCTCGAGTAACTCGCCTCGTTGGGTCTCACAGAAGACCCACATGTCCTCGTAGTGGCCGTTCGAAAGCGCGCGAACGTGTTTCTTATCTCGCGTTTGCTCGGCCGGTTCGGACTCGTCTTCGTCTTCCGACGCTGCCAGCTCCTCGTCTTCCGTCTCCGCCACCTCGTCGACTTCCTCGCCGTCGGCCTCTTCGCCGACGTCTTCTTTCGTCTCCTCGTACTCACCTTCGGTCTCAGTTCCGGCTTCGACGCCGTCGGTTTCGTCCGAGCCGATCTCGCCAGTCGCCTCGAGTCTGGCGTGGATCGCTTCCCGGGCCGTGTCCCGGTTTTGACCCGCCTGTTCGGCTTCGAGAATCGCCTGGAGTTCCGACGATTCCTCGATCGTCTCGAGTTGCTCGGTCAGTTCGTCGACGGTGTGTTCGTCGGGGTCGATTGCAGTCATAGTCACTCACCTGCCTCCGCTGCGTAGGGTTGGAACTCCTCGAGCACTGTGCGTAACTCGTCTCCGTCGTCGGGGTCGATCATCGTCGCGTCGCGCTCGGAGGGGGCCTTCGGAATCGGATCGACCGACGAGACGATGGTCGGCGAGCCGTCGAGGCCGATGTACTCCGAATCGAGGTGTAAGTCTTCGTGGTCCCACGTCGTCAGGTGCTCGTCGTGGTCGGCCGCGCGATCGGTGGTCTCCGCTCTGAGTTGCTTGTGGGTCAGTCGATGTGACGCGGTTCTGTAGCTGGGTTCGAACTCCGGATCGGTGACCACGAAGCACGGAAGCGGTGCTTCGACGGTTTCGATTTCGTCGACGTCACCTTCGACGAGCCGCTTCGCGCGTAGTCGACGTTCGTCCGGGTCGATATCGAGCGCGAGAACGTGGGTCACGATCGGCCAGTCCATCGCCCACGCCGTCTGCGGTCCGGTCTGGCCGGTTTCGCCGTCGGCTGTCTTGAACCCGGCAAAGACGAGATCGATATCCTCGATCTCCTCTTGGTACGTCTCGAGACCCGCGCTGAGCGTGATCGCCGTCGCCCACGTGTCGGACGCGGCGAGTTCTCGATCGGAGAGCAGGTAGCTGTCGTCGGTGTACACCGTTTCCATCGCACCTTTCAGAACGTCGCTGTACCCCGGCGGACCCATGCTCATTCCGCTGACGTGCCCGCCGTGACGGACTTTCGTCTGGAGTGCGGCCTGGACGGCCACCTCGTCGTTCGGATTCATCACCGTCGGCGTCTTGCCGCGCTCTAAGTGCCCGTCTTCGTCGAACGACACGGCGCCCTCCGAGAAGTCCGGCACGCCTTTGGTCAGAACGATCGATCGCATCGTCTCCTCCGTCTACAATGTGTGTCTTTCACTCCCATACCTGGTATCACCTATCGCAATTATCAGTATTAAGAATAGGGGTGAAAATCACCGAAAATTCGAGTATCGATGTTCGATCATCCACGCTCGAGTGACTGTCGTGGAAAACGTGGACGAAACACGGGCGGGATTTCGAAGAACGGCCAGAAATCAAAAGACGGCGACGGGTTCCGCCCGTCGCTATTCGACGTCGCGCTCGGCCGTTCCCATCGATATCTCGCCGTCAGCGCGGATTGTCCCGTCGACTTCGGCGTCAGGGCCGAGTTCCAAGTCTACACACGAGACGTCGCCGAGAATTCGCCCGTCGTCTTCGACGGTAACGTCACCATTCCGAGTCGTCAGATCGCCGTGAATGCGCGTGTCACCACCGACGGTGACGTCGCCTCGAGCCCGGAGGCTACCGAAAATCGTGGTCCCGGCTCCCACGTCGATCGTTTCGGCGCGGATGTTGCCGTGGAGACGACACTCCTCGCCGATCGTCGCGGGAGTGGAGACTCGCCAGGCGTCGTCGCTGACGGTCGCGTTCCGGGGGATCACGAGCGGTTCGACTTCGGGTTGGGCGTCCCCCTCTTCGTCGACGAGTTCGGAGACGAGTCGCTGAGCGGTGTCTTCTTCGCCGACGAGGAGGAGGTGCTTGAGGTAGACGAACAATAATACGATCGTCGGCATGGGGTTTCGGATGACGATCCAGCCGTTCGCCTCGAATCCTTCCTCGATTTCGACGTCGTCGCCGATGTCTAAGTCGCCGGCAACTTTCATCTCGCCGCTGATATGGACGCGTTCGCCGATGTAGGCGTCTTGGCCGACGAGGACGTTCTCGGCGACGTCACACCACATGTCGAGTCGGCAGTCGCCGCCGGCTTCGATCGCACCGCCAAACTCGACGCTCTCGCCGGCGAGGACGTTTCGGCCGCGCACGCCGAACTCGATCGTGGTCCGGGAGCCAACGAGGACGTCGCCGTCGGTTACGAGGTCGACTTCCTTGACTTCCGTCCCGTCGGGAACGACCAGTTCGTCGAGGGGATCCCTGCTGAAGGCCACACTTCGGCCCAAAGGAGGCATCCCCTAATAAACCTCGCGCGTCGTCCGTCAGCCGTCAGACGCACGTCGGACGCAGCTGCGGGTGAGTCGTCTCCCTTTTATGACTCCTGGCCCGTACACTCGAGTATGACTACACTCGCGTTCGACGAGGATGGCGTCGACGTCGTCTACGAAGGCACGGAATTCCGTCTCGAGCGAGCCCTCATCGAAGAGGCAACCGAGAAAGCCTACTACGACGTGACGGACCACGAAGTGTTGAAAATCGTCGCCGAACAGCCGAACTTGCAGGGCGAGCCGCGTCGCGTCGGCGACATTCTCGCGTAGACTCAGCGGTGATTTTGTGTTCGCTCTCGAGCGCTCGGTAGCAGTGGGTGACTCGAGGACGAGACCGACTCACATTCGGGGAGAAAAATCGAAACGGGTAAAAACGTCTCGCGGGTACGTACGAGTGAGCCGAGATAGCCTAGCCCGGCCAAGGCGGTAGATTCGAAATCTACTGTCCTCACGGACTCGGGAGTTCAAATCTCCCTCTCGGCGTTCTTTCGCGAACAAAACCGCGAGCTCCGCGTAGCGGTGCTCGCATCCGTGAGCGAAAGACGACTAACTGGAGATTTGAATCAGGGAACTGCTTCGCTGCGACCGTGGTTCAAATCTCCCTCTCGGCGCTTTTCACGACGCAACATGGCGAGCGTAGCGAGCCACTGCGTCGTGGAAACGCGAACGGGGAGTTTGAAGTAGACGAGTCGCAGCCCGGGAAGCGAACGGAGTGAGCGACCCGGACCGTCTCGGTGTCGTTCAAATCTCCCTCTCGGCGCTTTTCCAGCAACAAACTGATGAGCACCGCGGAGCGTGTGCTCGAGTCCGTGAGAGGGCTCCGCTGGCTGGAATTTGACCGGCCCTCTCTGCCGCTCGAGGCGATTAGGCCGTATCACCGCGCTTTTCCCGTCCGATAGTGTCGTCCCCGGACGTGGTTCGACTCTCTACCCTCGTCATCCTCGCCGGAATCGTGCTCGTGATCGTGCCGATACCACCGATCGGAATCACGTTGGGGCCGATTTTGATCCTCGTTGGCCTCGCGCTCCGACTCATCGCTGGCGTCTAAGTATCGTCGTCGCGGTCGACATCGACCCGTCCGACGTCAATCGATCTGTTCGCCGCTCATTTTTGCCCAGACAGTACGGGTACGATCGTCGAACGTCGCCACTCGAGCGAAACGCACTACACTGTCTGGTGGCTAGGTCGACGTACGAAACCGCATCGCTACTCAGCTATGGACCCGCTCACGCTCCTGGGAGTCGACGTCGTGTTGTTCTTGCTGATCGGCATACTCGCGGGTGCACACTGTATCGGGATGTGTGGCCCGCTCGTGACGGTCTACGCCGGTCGGATGAGCCCGGAGAGTGATGCGAGCGCGAACGACCCGCAAACGAACCGCTCGAGTCACCTGACAACGTACGAAGTTCGCCAGCACGCGCTGTTCAACCTCGGCCGGACGGCGAGCTACACGCTTCTGGGGGCCGCGTTCGGCGCGCTCGGTGGCCTCTTGTTCGTCACGACGGCGGAGTTGACGCCGGTCGTCGAGGCGACTCGCGGCGGCGTCGGACTCGTCATCGGCGCGTTCGTCATCGTCACGGGGCTGTACTACGTGCGCGGACGGACGACCGGCGGGATTCGACTCCCCGGCCTCGAGCGACTCACTGGCTGGCTGACAAAATACGTCGACCGACTCGCGAACGGTCCCGGAATCGTCGGTCTCGGCGCGCTTCACGGGCTGTTGCCCTGTCCGATTCTCTACCCGGCGTTTCTCTACGCGTTCGCGACCGGCTCGCCCACGAGCGGAGCGCTCGCACTCGCTGCACTCGGAATCGGAACGGTGCCGGCCGTCTTCGCGTACGGAACCATTATCGACTCGGTCAGCGTCGTTCACCGACAACGAGTCCACCGGCTCCTCGGGGTCGCGTTCGTCGTCCTCGGGTATATCCTGCTCGCACACGGGTTGATGAGCCTGGGAATCCACGTCCCACACCCGGAGTTGCCGTTCTACGACGGCCTCGAGACCGGAAGCCACGACCACCACTGACGAACGCGCTCAGATTACCATCGATGACCACTCACTGACGATCACATGACACCCGCACCCGACACCGCAGATCGAACCGGCTGTACGCTGTGTGAGCTTCCCGTCGAAGAGAGCGGCGTCACCGCGGAGGGCAACGCATTCTGTTGTACGGGTTGCCGTGACGTCTACGAAACGCTCGGCGACATCGAGACGGTCGACGCCGACGACGTTCGCGAGGCTCGCACCGAAAACGACGAGGACCGGTCCGTTCCGCCGGATCACGAGACGACGTTCCTCGAGGTCGATGGGATGTACTGTGCGACCTGTGAGGCGTTCATCGAGTCTGTCGCGACGGCGACGGATGGCGTGAGCAACGCCAGCTCGAGTTACGTCACCGATACGGCGCGAATCGATCACAATCCGGAGCAGGTGTCGGTCGAGGACCTGAAAACGGAGATTAGCCGACTTGGATACAGCGCCTACGATCGCGAGGACTCGATCAGCCGCCGTCGCGCGAACAACTGGGAGATGGGACGGATCGCAGTCGGCGTGATGATGGGGATGATGGTGATGATGCAGTACATCGTCATCATCTACCCGACGTACTTCGGCGGACTGTTCTACGACGAGCGGACGACCGAGTTCTTCACCGAGACGCTCGCGAGCGACCTCGCGACGCCGTTCTATCTGATGATCGGTACGCTGACGACGATCATCCTGGTCATCACCGGCAAGCCGATTCTGCAGGGCGCGTACGTCGCAGTGAAGACGCGCTCGCCAAATATGGACTTGCTCGTCGCGATAGCAGCGGGCAGCGCGTGGCTCTACAGCACGCTCTCGATCGCCGTCAGCGGCCCCCACATCTACTACGACGTGACGGTCGCGATCATTGTCATCGTCTCCGTCGGGAGCTACTACGAGTCCGAAATTAAGCGCAAGGCGACCGAGCGACTCTCCGATCTGACGGCCGTCCAGGTCGACGAGGCTCGACGCCTTGGCGAGCACGGGGAGACCGAAGACGTGGCCCTCGAGGACCTCGAGGCGGGCGACCGGGTCGTCGTCCGATCCGGCGAACGCGTTCCCATCGATGGAACGGTCGTCGACGGCGAAGCGGCAGTCGACGAAGCCGTCGTAACTGGCGAATCGTTGCCCGTCACGAAAGCCGACGGAGACGACGTCGTCGGCGGGTCGACGGTCTCGAACGGCACGCTGACGATCGAGGTCGGCGAGGACGCGACGAGCACGCTCGATCGGATCAGCGAACTCGTCTGGGACCTCCAGAGTGGCACCCACGGCATCCAGAAACTCGCCGACAAACTGGCCACCATCTTCGTTCCGCTGGTGTTGGTCCTCTCCGTGGTCGTGACGAGCGTCTACCTCCTGACGGGCGCTGGTCTGGCGGACGCGTTGCTCGTCGGCCTCACCGTCTTGATCGTCTCCTGTCCCTGTGCACTCGGCCTCGCAACCCCACTGGCCGTCGCCGCCGGGATTCGCGACGCCCTCGAGCGCTCGATCGTCGTCTTCGACGACAGCGTGTTCGA is a window of Natronorubrum sediminis DNA encoding:
- a CDS encoding heavy metal translocating P-type ATPase, which encodes MTPAPDTADRTGCTLCELPVEESGVTAEGNAFCCTGCRDVYETLGDIETVDADDVREARTENDEDRSVPPDHETTFLEVDGMYCATCEAFIESVATATDGVSNASSSYVTDTARIDHNPEQVSVEDLKTEISRLGYSAYDREDSISRRRANNWEMGRIAVGVMMGMMVMMQYIVIIYPTYFGGLFYDERTTEFFTETLASDLATPFYLMIGTLTTIILVITGKPILQGAYVAVKTRSPNMDLLVAIAAGSAWLYSTLSIAVSGPHIYYDVTVAIIVIVSVGSYYESEIKRKATERLSDLTAVQVDEARRLGEHGETEDVALEDLEAGDRVVVRSGERVPIDGTVVDGEAAVDEAVVTGESLPVTKADGDDVVGGSTVSNGTLTIEVGEDATSTLDRISELVWDLQSGTHGIQKLADKLATIFVPLVLVLSVVVTSVYLLTGAGLADALLVGLTVLIVSCPCALGLATPLAVAAGIRDALERSIVVFDDSVFERLRSAETVVFDKTGTLTTGDMTVVETDCDDELLEQAATLEAQSSHPIGAAIAAERAVPDGGAVGSDATSEPAQEETDSADASLERVESFESHRTGVSGVVDGEEVVVGHPDLFRDRGWTVPDEISDRVAAGRETGRVPVAVGRDGRAEGVVVVGDDLREGWEETLTAISDADADVVVLTGDDAQAASRFREHAAVDQVFAGVPPEGKAETVDRLSATGDTVMVGDGTNDAPALAAADLGIALGGGTAMAADAADVALVDDALSSVDTVFELAQATDRRVKGNIGWAFCYNGIAIPLAVTGLLNPLFAAIAMGLSSLLVVTNSSRALLEE
- a CDS encoding FAD-dependent monooxygenase, producing the protein MSVQTDSTTAAESEYEHYEAIVVGCGPGGAAAAARLADHGVETLVLERGTEAGSKNVSGGLVYAEESAAYTADDLFDGFREAASERPVTEYTIHNIAGNRVKSYDLTDLHEHDTDWCDAVLRREMDSWLEARVHEKTSETGGGVLTDVRVNGLLRENGEIVGVTCDELEPITADVIVAADGVNSELARDAGLMNWDEPDEWFQGVKAVVEMDPDTIDDRFGIDADEGAAHLFSGDLFEDVRGGGFLYTNEDSLSIGTVFHLDSLVEEQAEPHELLDALLTHPLLAQWLGDAYHEREYAAKLVPDSKKVAHREPYRDRLVLVGDAAGQMQAQGPIIKGMNHAITAGALAADAFVVTRGNSHPEAAGRRYTQMLEKSGTMDKLRPRRYELSRSVGERDAVANAVDRVLESPVGSLAVGNPIAKRLMKRAYNSPFLVSMLPDTNTGYVTLPTVIAEEHGRTIRWDSDVEPPTLEERIGDLTYDTDVGNPHIELLDESAAASGAAVSACPVSAQDFGAGCYRAETVQTNGTAETLISLDTQPCIECGTCAVVADTDWEHPRGGKGVEYREG
- a CDS encoding transporter, with product MVRLSTLVILAGIVLVIVPIPPIGITLGPILILVGLALRLIAGV
- a CDS encoding DUF5800 family protein codes for the protein MTTLAFDEDGVDVVYEGTEFRLERALIEEATEKAYYDVTDHEVLKIVAEQPNLQGEPRRVGDILA
- a CDS encoding electron transfer flavoprotein subunit alpha/FixB family protein, with the protein product MTAIDPDEHTVDELTEQLETIEESSELQAILEAEQAGQNRDTAREAIHARLEATGEIGSDETDGVEAGTETEGEYEETKEDVGEEADGEEVDEVAETEDEELAASEDEDESEPAEQTRDKKHVRALSNGHYEDMWVFCETQRGELLEVSREMLGKARGLMDQFADDYGDEERVVAFLMGDDCEDLAEECIAYGADVAVYHDDDRLERFLHKPYTEISAHMARGEGTVESTDWREYDKPRYILFPATNNGRDLSAKVQAELDSGLASDCSDLFIEEEVVSNPVKTGEPGVKKTFEKVLHMKRPDFSGFEYSTILCLDNPNREFHPQGASIIPGSFDPIEPDHERDGLVVEHDMELEDEWFRVEITEHDQLEAGVDLTGHEVVVCLGRGIADDPTEGMELGLELVDAFGDAELGITRGIVTSSYQFEGHVEQYSKEERQIGETGQVVAPELYVAAGVSGAVQHKVGMDESDTIVAINTDTDARIRDFSDYFLEGDLFEVLPRLTEAVKSGDIELEAVADGSGGDD
- a CDS encoding sulfite exporter TauE/SafE family protein codes for the protein MDPLTLLGVDVVLFLLIGILAGAHCIGMCGPLVTVYAGRMSPESDASANDPQTNRSSHLTTYEVRQHALFNLGRTASYTLLGAAFGALGGLLFVTTAELTPVVEATRGGVGLVIGAFVIVTGLYYVRGRTTGGIRLPGLERLTGWLTKYVDRLANGPGIVGLGALHGLLPCPILYPAFLYAFATGSPTSGALALAALGIGTVPAVFAYGTIIDSVSVVHRQRVHRLLGVAFVVLGYILLAHGLMSLGIHVPHPELPFYDGLETGSHDHH
- a CDS encoding polymer-forming cytoskeletal protein; protein product: MAFSRDPLDELVVPDGTEVKEVDLVTDGDVLVGSRTTIEFGVRGRNVLAGESVEFGGAIEAGGDCRLDMWCDVAENVLVGQDAYIGERVHISGEMKVAGDLDIGDDVEIEEGFEANGWIVIRNPMPTIVLLFVYLKHLLLVGEEDTAQRLVSELVDEEGDAQPEVEPLVIPRNATVSDDAWRVSTPATIGEECRLHGNIRAETIDVGAGTTIFGSLRARGDVTVGGDTRIHGDLTTRNGDVTVEDDGRILGDVSCVDLELGPDAEVDGTIRADGEISMGTAERDVE
- a CDS encoding electron transfer flavoprotein subunit beta/FixA family protein; protein product: MRSIVLTKGVPDFSEGAVSFDEDGHLERGKTPTVMNPNDEVAVQAALQTKVRHGGHVSGMSMGPPGYSDVLKGAMETVYTDDSYLLSDRELAASDTWATAITLSAGLETYQEEIEDIDLVFAGFKTADGETGQTGPQTAWAMDWPIVTHVLALDIDPDERRLRAKRLVEGDVDEIETVEAPLPCFVVTDPEFEPSYRTASHRLTHKQLRAETTDRAADHDEHLTTWDHEDLHLDSEYIGLDGSPTIVSSVDPIPKAPSERDATMIDPDDGDELRTVLEEFQPYAAEAGE